From the Brassica napus cultivar Da-Ae chromosome A6 unlocalized genomic scaffold, Da-Ae chrA06_Random_6, whole genome shotgun sequence genome, one window contains:
- the LOC125594382 gene encoding ADP-ribosylation factor GTPase-activating protein AGD1-like: MHFAKLDDSPMFRQQMQCMEESADLLGMRCLRFYKDCTKYTEGLGEGYDGDIDFVNALESFGGGHNDPIGVAFGGPVMTKFTVALREIGTYKEVLRSEVEHILNDREARKRFDKASITYDQAREKFLSLRKSTRLDVAATIRG, translated from the exons ATGCATTTCGCTAAGCTCGATGATTCCCCCATGTTTCGTCAACAg ATGCAATGTATGGAAGAGAGTGCAGACTTGCTGGGGATGCGATGCTTAAGGTTCTACAAAGACTGCacaaaatacac aGAGGGACTCGGAGAAGGGTATGATGGAGATATTGACTTTGTAAATGCACTTGAATCTTTCGGCGGTGGCCATAATGATCCCATCGGCGTTGCTTTTGGAG gtCCTGTAATGACAAAGTTTACTGTTGCTCTTCGAGAAATTGGGACATACAAGGAAGTTCTTCGTTCCGAG GTAGAGCATATTCTGAATGACCGG GAAGCACGTAAACGCTTTGACAAAGCCTCCATTACATACGACCAG GCACGAGAGAAATTTCTGTCATTAAGAAAGAGTACGCGACTGGATGTGGCTGCAACAATCCGAGGAG
- the LOC106347753 gene encoding signal recognition particle subunit SRP68-like, whose amino-acid sequence MGKKENEMSAMEIDDPKSDGSEQILPRFSMNVLQLMKTSQAQHGLRHGDYARYRRYCSARLRRLYKSLKFTHGRGKYTRRAMLESTVTDVRFLHVVFYMTERAWSHAMDKRQLPDGPNARQRIYLIGRLRKAVKWASLFSSLCSNKTDSRTSLEAEAYASYMKGTLLFEQDQNWETALACFRNARAVYEELGKYGDLENQVLCRERVEELEPSIEYCKHKIGKSNLQTSELLQIGEMEGPALDLFKAKIEAAMEEARSQQAASLTEFNWLGYRFPVSNPKSRVSILKAQDFEKELQGPAAESLPAEKKLTIYDKLFTAYHDARNTIRSDLVSAGNAESVKDDLNGLDKAVGAVLGQRTIERNQLLVKIAKSKLNKKRDDKTEKVTKPEELVRLYDLLLQNVADLSDLISSGRDRKPEEIAFEEECQRKSLAFRAERCFYLAKSYSLAGKRVEAYALYCRARSLAEDALSKFQSIANKDEGTIQELKALDKECRANSCIEHATGIMEEEKAPEKLSKKISTISLNDTATKVEKYLVDKLEVYESAVGDANTKMAPKIERFPPAFQSIPRNPIVLDLAYNCIEFPVLDERKKKVQRGFISRLWG is encoded by the exons ATGGGGAAGAAGGAGAACGAGATGTCAGCAATGGAGATCGACGATCCCAAATCGGACGGCTCTGAACAGATCCTTCCGAGGTTCTCGATGAATG TTCTGCAGCTGATGAAAACTTCTCAGGCGCAACATGGTCTGCGTCATGGTGACTATGCTCGCTATAG GAGGTATTGCTCAGCACGGTTGAGGAGGCTGTACAAGTCCTTGAAGTTTACTCATGGTCGTGGTAAATACACTCGGCGAGCCATGCTTGAATCAACTGTCACTGATGTTAG GTTTCTCCATGTGGTTTTCTATATGACGGAGAGAGCATGGAGCCATGCAATGGACAAAAGACAGCTACCGGATGGGCCTAATGCAAGGCAGCGGATATATTTAATTGGTAGGCTGAGGAAGGCAGTAAAATGGGCTTCGCTTTTCTCAAGTCTGTGCTCTAATAAGACGGACTCCAGGACATCTTTGGAAGCTGAG GCATATGCTTCCTATATGAAAGGCACCCTGTTGTTTGAGCAAGAtcaaaactgggaaactgcgTTGGCATGTTTCAGAAACGCCAG AGCTGTTTATGAGGAGCTCGGGAAATACGGTGATCTAGAGAACCAGGTTCTTTGTCGGGAACGGGTTGAGGAGCTTGAGCCAAGTATTGAATActgcaaacacaaaattggCAAATCAAACTTGCAGACATCTGAACTACTTCAGATTGGTGAGATGGAAGGTCCTGCGTTGGATCTTTTCAAAGCAAAGATAGAG GCTGCTATGGAAGAGGCCAGATCTCAACAAGCTGCATCTCTTACAGAGTTTAATTGGCTTGGCTACAGATTTCCAGTTTCCAACCCAAAATCTCGGGTTTCTATTTTAAAAG CCCAAGACTTTGAGAAGGAGCTACAGGGTCCAGCAGCAGAATCTCTCCCTGCAGAGAAAAAGCTGACcatatatgataaattattcACTGCATATCATGATGCGCGGAACACCATACGCAGTGACTTG GTAAGTGCAGGAAATGCTGAATCTGTCAAAGATGATCTAAATGGTCTGGACAAAGCTGTTGGAGCTGTGCTAGGACAAAGAACCATTGAAAGGAACCAGCTGTTGGTTAAAATAGCAAAGAGTAAACTGAACAAGAAACGTGATGATAAAACTGAAAAGGTTACTAAGCCTGAGGAACTTGTTCGATTGTATGACCTTCTGTTACAG aATGTCGCTGATCTTTCCGACCTCATTAGCTCTGGAAGAGACAGGAAACCCGAAGAGATTGCCTTCGAAGAAGAGTGTCAGCGCAAAAGCTTAGCCTTTCGTGCTGAAAG GTGCTTCTACTTGGCAAAGTCATATAGCCTAGCAGGAAAAAGGGTTGAAGCATATGCCTTATATTGTCGAGCTCGATCTCTTGCTGAAGATGCCCTGAGCAAGTTTCAGAGCATAGCAAACAAAGATGAG GGAACAATCCAGGAACTGAAGGCACTGGACAAAGAATGCAGAGCTAATAGTTGCATAGAACATGCGACCGGGATCATGGAGGAAGAGAAGGCGCCAGAGAAGCTGTCAAAGAAAATCTCAACGATATCACTAAACGATACAGCCACGAAG GTGGAGAAATACCTGGTAGATAAACTGGAGGTGTATGAATCAGCAGTTGGAGATGCAAACACAAAAATGGCCCCAAAGATCGAACGGTTCCCACCTGCATTCCAGTCTATACCTCGTAATCCAATTGTTCTAGACTTGGCCTACAATTGCATTGAGTTCCCAGTTCTTGACgaaaggaagaagaaagtcCAGAGAGGATTCATTAGTCGTCTctggggatga